In Aquimarina sp. TRL1, a single window of DNA contains:
- a CDS encoding NAD-dependent deacylase, translated as MTQQKRIVVLSGAGISAESGISTFRDANGLWEGHDIMEVASPIGWKNNPELVLDFYNKRRRQLQTVVPNLAHKALVNLEEVYQVSIITQNVDDLHERAGSSDIIHLHGELLKVRSQYDEALVLDWTSDLVMGDLCEYQSQLRPHIVWFGEEVPMLEKAIKITSKADILIIVGTSMQVYPAAGLLEYAPSQTPIYFIDPKPAISSTNRITVYEENASTGVPKLVQKLLTDTL; from the coding sequence ATGACACAACAAAAAAGAATAGTTGTTCTCAGTGGAGCTGGTATTAGTGCAGAAAGTGGCATCAGTACTTTCAGAGATGCTAATGGTCTATGGGAAGGTCATGATATTATGGAGGTAGCTTCTCCTATAGGCTGGAAAAACAATCCGGAACTGGTATTGGATTTTTACAATAAAAGAAGAAGGCAACTACAAACTGTTGTTCCTAATTTAGCACATAAAGCGCTAGTTAACCTGGAGGAAGTTTATCAAGTGTCTATTATTACCCAGAATGTCGATGATCTTCATGAACGTGCTGGTAGTAGTGACATCATCCATCTTCACGGAGAATTACTCAAAGTACGTAGTCAATATGATGAAGCATTGGTATTAGACTGGACTTCTGATCTGGTAATGGGAGATCTATGTGAGTACCAGTCTCAATTACGTCCTCATATTGTATGGTTTGGAGAAGAAGTTCCCATGTTAGAAAAAGCAATCAAAATTACGAGTAAAGCTGATATTCTTATCATTGTCGGAACGTCTATGCAGGTATATCCTGCTGCTGGTCTTCTGGAATATGCCCCATCCCAAACTCCTATTTATTTTATAGATCCCAAACCTGCAATTTCTTCTACAAATCGGATCACTGTCTATGAAGAAAATGCTTCTACAGGTGTCCCTAAATTGGTTCAAAAATTACTAACCGATACATTATAA
- a CDS encoding sensor histidine kinase, whose product MALFFVSYSKISIFLVNLGINYFLIQKMTNSIKPYYLIPLLLLVISCAKTREKVPKKEIKSNIIETYLKNAENRDNNNEDRRENLKKAYTIYVTLEDDVYKREKIAQMSAIYYEFKEYDMCKKLNNKMLRLATKIKDSFGMAKANMNLGIHYQFTKLDTAFSYFSKSNKLYEKLNRYPYEHGKTLISMARILQATKDNIGSEALTIDAIQKFELAKKERYLPTAYTNLGIISNYFEHYDQAISYHLRAIEYAKNSKRKIYRTIASYNNIGNSYRLKKDYKSAKKYYDKALSYKEYLKGNPKTYARLIDNKAYADFLSGEERGLPDLFFKALYIRDSIDHKRGLISNSLHLSEYYQSKGEDSLAIQYATRAKDISLEIDNNEELLKSYQILSEVAPSDEGVQYAHAYIKLSDSLQREERLFRDKFARIEYETDQIKEENQQIAKENDRLIVAVLGLSALFILGYIIFRQKQSNKELLFAQRQQESNQEIYRLLLNQQIKLEEGRQLEQQRMSEELHDGVLGRLFGVRLSLDGINQRANDGFTDARNKYIEELKSIEKEIRLISHDLGTDSISPDVAYADVVESLISDLCEAHSMEFEFENDENIDWDVVNNHKKVNIYRILQESLQNIFKHAQAQKIKISFDYSEDKINLTILDDGIGFNSNKVKKGIGLKNITSRVRQMSGMVDFMSNKGGGTSVLISIPSY is encoded by the coding sequence ATGGCTCTTTTTTTTGTTTCTTATAGTAAGATTAGTATCTTTTTAGTTAATTTAGGTATTAATTATTTTTTAATTCAAAAAATGACCAACTCGATAAAACCGTATTATTTAATTCCTCTTTTACTTTTGGTGATCTCTTGTGCTAAAACCAGAGAAAAAGTCCCTAAAAAGGAAATAAAATCAAATATCATAGAAACCTATCTGAAAAATGCTGAAAATAGAGATAATAATAATGAAGATAGAAGAGAAAACTTAAAAAAAGCCTATACGATTTATGTAACTCTGGAAGATGATGTGTATAAACGAGAAAAGATAGCACAGATGTCCGCAATATATTATGAGTTTAAGGAATATGACATGTGCAAGAAACTTAATAATAAAATGCTTAGGCTGGCAACGAAGATCAAAGATTCTTTTGGGATGGCTAAAGCCAATATGAATTTAGGGATACATTATCAATTTACTAAATTAGATACAGCATTTAGTTACTTTTCTAAATCGAATAAATTATATGAAAAACTTAATAGGTATCCGTATGAACATGGGAAGACATTAATTAGTATGGCTAGAATTTTACAAGCAACTAAAGATAATATAGGGAGTGAAGCCTTAACTATAGATGCGATACAAAAGTTTGAATTAGCAAAAAAAGAAAGGTATTTACCTACAGCATACACTAATTTAGGAATTATTTCTAATTATTTTGAGCATTATGATCAGGCAATCTCTTATCATTTAAGAGCAATTGAGTATGCTAAGAATAGTAAGAGAAAAATCTATAGAACAATAGCTTCTTATAATAATATAGGGAATAGTTACCGATTAAAAAAAGATTATAAAAGTGCAAAAAAATATTATGATAAAGCTTTGTCATATAAAGAATATTTAAAAGGAAATCCTAAAACATATGCACGTTTAATTGATAATAAAGCCTATGCAGATTTTTTGTCAGGAGAAGAAAGAGGATTGCCTGATTTGTTTTTTAAAGCATTATATATTAGAGATAGTATTGATCATAAGAGAGGGTTGATTTCTAATAGTTTGCATTTGTCGGAATATTATCAATCAAAAGGGGAAGATAGTTTAGCCATACAATATGCGACCAGAGCCAAAGATATTTCGCTGGAAATTGATAATAACGAAGAATTGTTAAAATCCTATCAGATATTATCAGAAGTAGCTCCCAGTGATGAAGGTGTTCAATATGCTCATGCCTATATCAAGCTTAGTGACAGTTTACAGCGAGAGGAGCGTTTGTTTAGGGATAAATTTGCTCGGATTGAGTATGAAACCGACCAGATCAAAGAAGAAAACCAACAAATTGCTAAAGAAAACGATCGGTTAATTGTGGCAGTATTAGGCTTATCAGCTTTGTTTATATTGGGGTATATCATTTTTAGACAAAAGCAGAGCAATAAAGAACTGTTATTTGCACAGCGGCAGCAAGAATCAAATCAGGAGATTTATCGATTGCTGCTAAATCAGCAGATCAAATTAGAAGAAGGAAGACAGTTAGAACAACAGCGAATGTCAGAAGAACTGCATGATGGAGTATTAGGAAGATTGTTTGGGGTACGATTAAGCCTCGATGGAATTAATCAACGAGCGAATGATGGTTTTACCGATGCGCGGAATAAATATATAGAAGAACTAAAATCCATAGAAAAAGAAATTCGACTGATCTCACATGATTTGGGAACAGATTCAATTTCTCCGGATGTTGCTTATGCAGATGTAGTAGAAAGCTTAATTAGTGATCTCTGCGAAGCTCATAGTATGGAATTCGAATTCGAGAATGATGAGAACATCGATTGGGATGTCGTTAATAATCATAAAAAAGTAAATATCTATCGGATTTTGCAGGAATCCCTACAAAATATTTTTAAACACGCTCAGGCTCAAAAGATAAAAATTAGTTTTGATTATTCGGAAGATAAAATAAATCTTACTATTTTAGATGATGGAATTGGATTTAATAGTAACAAAGTCAAAAAAGGTATAGGATTAAAAAATATAACTTCCAGAGTTCGTCAAATGAGCGGAATGGTAGATTTTATGAGTAATAAAGGAGGAGGAACATCTGTTTTGATTAGTATTCCGTCATATTAA
- a CDS encoding response regulator, which produces MKKKLKVLMIDDHPMIIEGYKNTLLGENQKEYNIKIDIASNCDDAYDKIVKSSKSAAPYDMLFVDIKLPPSSDGSITSGEDLAKHAKQLLPKAKIIILTMHREDHRIHNILKSINPSGFLIKSDLTSSELLLAFNNIVVGTPYYSATVNSHFRKMMTNNFSLDEKNLKILYHLSRGVKTKNLPNYVSLSLSAIEKRKNQIKEMFSIAKADDQKLLEEARRRGFV; this is translated from the coding sequence ATGAAAAAAAAGCTAAAAGTTCTTATGATTGATGATCACCCGATGATTATTGAGGGATATAAGAACACCTTATTAGGAGAGAATCAAAAAGAGTATAATATTAAAATAGATATCGCTTCTAATTGTGATGATGCATACGATAAAATAGTAAAGTCTTCTAAATCTGCGGCACCATATGATATGTTGTTTGTAGATATAAAATTACCACCTTCCTCTGATGGATCTATTACATCCGGAGAAGATCTGGCTAAGCATGCCAAGCAATTACTGCCCAAAGCTAAGATTATCATCCTTACGATGCATAGAGAAGATCATCGAATTCATAACATTTTGAAGAGTATTAATCCTTCAGGATTTTTGATTAAGAGTGACCTTACTTCCAGTGAATTGCTATTAGCATTTAATAATATAGTGGTCGGGACACCATATTATAGTGCTACAGTGAATAGTCACTTTAGAAAAATGATGACCAATAATTTTTCTTTGGATGAAAAGAATTTAAAAATACTATATCATCTTTCCAGAGGTGTAAAAACTAAAAACCTTCCTAACTATGTGAGTTTGTCACTTAGTGCTATAGAAAAAAGAAAGAATCAGATAAAAGAAATGTTTTCTATTGCAAAAGCAGATGACCAAAAACTACTGGAAGAAGCAAGAAGAAGAGGATTTGTATAA
- a CDS encoding DUF4252 domain-containing protein, which produces MKRLIIVAFLALPILASAQSNFDKYENMNGVSSMVMTSKIFKLLSKIDFDSKDAETQQYIDLVENIENIKVFATEKEDIGKKMKADVEQYLKSATLDELMRVNSEGKNIRFYSKPGKNDDYVSELFMFLEGVEDDGPKTIVLRIKGNIDLKQVSKLADDLNIPGGKELKKVKKS; this is translated from the coding sequence ATGAAAAGATTAATAATAGTAGCTTTCTTAGCATTGCCAATATTAGCAAGTGCACAGAGTAATTTCGATAAATATGAGAATATGAACGGGGTATCATCCATGGTGATGACTAGTAAAATATTCAAATTATTAAGCAAGATAGATTTTGATAGTAAAGATGCAGAAACACAACAATATATTGATTTGGTAGAGAATATCGAGAATATTAAAGTGTTTGCTACAGAAAAAGAAGATATTGGAAAAAAAATGAAAGCAGATGTGGAACAATATCTAAAAAGTGCTACTTTAGACGAGTTAATGAGAGTGAATAGTGAAGGGAAAAATATTCGCTTTTATTCCAAGCCAGGGAAAAATGATGATTATGTAAGCGAACTGTTTATGTTTTTAGAAGGTGTGGAAGACGATGGTCCAAAAACAATTGTTTTGAGAATAAAAGGAAATATCGATTTGAAACAAGTTTCTAAATTAGCAGATGACCTTAATATCCCTGGAGGAAAAGAACTGAAAAAAGTAAAAAAAAGCTAA
- a CDS encoding DUF4252 domain-containing protein, whose translation MNYIIRIASILCALLMVSCNSEPSLQKYFVDHQEDKDFISLDISGSILNNNKVNYTAEEKEALESIRKINILALPVKNIDQPRFNKEVATINKIFQSEKYETLMKINDERGSVVFKYLGTEEAIDEVIIFAEGKEKGLAIFRVLGDKMQPTKIAKLGNSLKEGKIDLSGIKKIGGMLEM comes from the coding sequence ATGAATTATATAATTAGAATAGCAAGCATACTATGTGCATTGCTGATGGTAAGTTGTAATAGTGAACCTTCGTTGCAAAAATACTTTGTAGACCATCAAGAAGATAAAGACTTTATATCATTAGATATCTCAGGAAGTATTCTTAATAATAATAAGGTTAATTATACAGCAGAAGAGAAAGAAGCTCTGGAAAGCATCAGAAAGATAAATATTTTGGCATTACCAGTAAAGAATATAGATCAACCGAGGTTTAATAAAGAAGTTGCTACAATTAATAAGATTTTCCAATCTGAGAAATACGAGACATTAATGAAGATTAATGATGAACGAGGAAGTGTCGTGTTTAAGTATTTGGGAACAGAAGAGGCAATAGATGAGGTAATTATATTTGCAGAAGGAAAAGAGAAAGGGCTGGCTATTTTTAGGGTATTAGGAGATAAGATGCAACCTACTAAAATTGCTAAGTTAGGAAATAGCCTGAAAGAAGGAAAAATTGACCTATCAGGAATTAAGAAAATAGGTGGAATGCTGGAGATGTAA
- a CDS encoding adenylosuccinate lyase, whose product MLEEFLTTIDHSRAKRLAFAQFIIAHPHRIPELLDICARTDAEISYRACWGLEFMCKEHIHYLYPHLDSFITIAPTVYQPPAVRPVAKICEYLTISFYQKKEPDIQHQLTPSHRNALTEICFDWFISDQKVAVKAYTMTSLYWLGTEFSWIHPELKKIMEQEYSTGSAAYKARARQILSKLSRK is encoded by the coding sequence ATGCTCGAAGAATTCTTAACCACTATTGATCACTCCCGGGCTAAAAGGTTAGCGTTTGCACAATTTATAATTGCACACCCTCACCGCATTCCTGAGTTATTGGATATCTGTGCCAGAACAGATGCAGAAATATCATACAGAGCATGTTGGGGGCTAGAATTTATGTGTAAGGAACATATTCATTATCTGTATCCGCATTTGGACAGCTTTATTACTATTGCACCAACAGTATATCAACCCCCTGCTGTACGACCTGTTGCTAAAATATGTGAATATCTGACCATATCTTTTTATCAGAAAAAAGAACCTGACATCCAACACCAATTAACACCATCACATCGCAATGCCCTGACAGAAATATGTTTTGACTGGTTTATCAGTGACCAGAAAGTCGCTGTAAAGGCATATACTATGACCTCTTTATATTGGTTAGGAACAGAATTTTCCTGGATTCATCCCGAATTAAAAAAAATCATGGAGCAGGAATATTCTACCGGAAGTGCTGCTTATAAAGCCCGAGCCCGACAAATACTCTCTAAATTATCCCGAAAATAA
- the purB gene encoding adenylosuccinate lyase — protein sequence MSLLPLQAISPIDGRYASKTKSLSAYFSEEALIRYRVLVEIEYFIALCELPLPQLQDIDTALFSQLREIYTSFSTEDALAIKNIEAVTNHDVKAVEYFIKEKFDALGLEKYKEFIHFGLTSQDINNTAIPLSIKEAMGNAYIPLFLELLEKLKSLVTEWKDVPMLARTHGQPASPTRLGKEFDVYVTRLEAQFDLMKDIPSAAKFGGATGNYNAHKVAYPSIDWKSFGTDFVQEKLGLHHSFPTTQIEHYDHMAALFDGLKRINTIILDLDRDIWTYISMDYFKQKIKKGEVGSSAMPHKVNPIDFENSEGNLGIANAIFEHLSAKLPVSRLQRDLTDSTVLRNVGVPFGHTLIAFQATLKGLNKLLLNESKFAEDLEQNWAVAAEAIQTILRREAYPNPYEALKGLTRTNEAITKESIANFIDSLDVSDAIKTELKDISPANYTGI from the coding sequence ATGTCTTTATTGCCTTTGCAAGCCATCTCTCCTATTGATGGTCGCTACGCTTCCAAAACAAAATCTCTTAGTGCCTATTTTAGTGAAGAAGCACTGATCAGATACCGAGTATTAGTAGAAATTGAGTATTTCATTGCCTTATGCGAACTTCCATTACCACAGTTACAGGATATTGACACGGCTTTGTTTTCTCAATTAAGAGAAATATACACTTCTTTTTCTACGGAAGATGCTCTAGCAATAAAGAATATTGAAGCTGTAACCAATCATGATGTAAAGGCTGTAGAATATTTCATAAAAGAAAAATTCGATGCATTAGGTTTAGAAAAATATAAAGAGTTTATCCACTTCGGGCTGACTTCTCAGGATATTAACAATACGGCAATTCCATTGAGTATTAAAGAAGCAATGGGAAATGCTTATATCCCTCTTTTTCTGGAATTATTGGAAAAACTTAAATCCTTAGTTACAGAATGGAAAGATGTACCTATGCTGGCACGTACACATGGGCAACCTGCTTCTCCTACCAGATTAGGAAAAGAATTTGATGTCTATGTTACAAGATTGGAAGCTCAGTTTGATTTAATGAAAGATATTCCTAGTGCTGCTAAGTTCGGAGGAGCTACAGGAAATTACAATGCTCACAAAGTAGCTTATCCATCTATAGACTGGAAATCATTTGGTACTGATTTTGTTCAGGAAAAGTTAGGATTACACCATTCTTTCCCTACAACGCAGATTGAGCACTATGATCATATGGCTGCTTTATTTGATGGTCTTAAGCGTATCAATACCATCATATTAGACCTAGATAGAGATATATGGACCTATATTTCTATGGACTATTTCAAACAAAAAATTAAAAAAGGAGAGGTTGGATCTTCTGCAATGCCACATAAGGTAAATCCTATTGATTTTGAAAACAGTGAAGGTAATCTGGGGATTGCTAATGCCATCTTCGAACATTTATCTGCAAAATTACCTGTTAGCAGATTACAACGCGATCTTACTGACAGTACAGTATTGAGAAATGTCGGAGTTCCTTTTGGTCATACGCTTATCGCTTTTCAGGCAACATTAAAAGGACTAAACAAGCTGTTATTGAATGAAAGTAAGTTTGCAGAAGACCTGGAACAAAATTGGGCAGTTGCTGCTGAGGCTATTCAGACTATTCTTCGTAGAGAAGCATATCCTAATCCTTATGAAGCTCTAAAAGGTCTTACCAGAACAAACGAAGCCATCACAAAAGAATCCATTGCCAATTTTATAGACTCTCTGGATGTATCTGATGCTATCAAAACAGAATTAAAAGACATTTCTCCTGCTAATTACACAGGAATCTAA
- a CDS encoding LytTR family DNA-binding domain-containing protein: MKYPYIIIDNDQQTINAIQIALEEHSDYICTGVAKSEEEAIDLILERKPRLIFLEPDTPGINSDKTRYSIVNELMKYMTWLPEFVIVTKTEEYAIEGIRNSVMDYILKPLRKSQLTRALCRFEKEFVEEGANTLCFRSYGDYRFIDVDEVLYLKADNNTTDFIMNNGNKVEAFKTLKHFQNLLPDHFVRIHNSYIINTNYVSRIHFGKAKFAIKNSTCMIPFSKSYKNNVEEIKNNLAKRSYMNV; the protein is encoded by the coding sequence ATGAAATATCCGTATATAATAATAGATAATGATCAGCAGACCATTAATGCCATTCAAATAGCTTTGGAGGAGCATAGTGATTATATATGTACAGGAGTAGCAAAATCAGAAGAAGAAGCAATTGATCTGATATTGGAACGAAAACCCAGGTTGATTTTTTTAGAACCTGATACTCCGGGTATTAATAGTGATAAGACACGATATTCTATCGTGAATGAGTTAATGAAATACATGACTTGGTTGCCTGAGTTTGTTATCGTTACCAAAACAGAAGAATACGCTATAGAAGGAATCCGTAATAGTGTGATGGATTATATTCTGAAACCCCTTAGAAAAAGCCAACTTACCAGAGCTTTATGCCGGTTTGAAAAAGAGTTTGTAGAAGAAGGAGCGAATACATTATGCTTTCGGTCCTATGGTGATTATCGCTTTATAGACGTCGATGAGGTATTATATCTCAAAGCCGATAACAACACTACAGATTTTATCATGAACAACGGTAATAAAGTAGAAGCATTTAAGACATTAAAGCATTTTCAGAACCTGTTACCGGATCATTTCGTAAGAATACATAACAGCTATATTATCAATACGAATTACGTGTCCCGAATTCATTTTGGCAAGGCTAAATTTGCTATCAAGAATAGCACATGCATGATTCCTTTTTCTAAATCATATAAAAATAATGTGGAGGAAATAAAGAATAATTTGGCTAAAAGAAGCTATATGAACGTATAA